Genomic segment of Acidiphilium acidophilum:
CTCCGGGATATGCGCCCGCTCCAACGCCCAGTTGGTGTGCGCTGCCCAGCCCTCTCGCAGATCCACCAGCGGGCTTTTGTCCTTCACGAAACCCTTCCCGTCCTTGGTGGCAAAATCCGGGTTCCATTCCCGTGCCTTATTGCCAAAACTCTCGCCCTCGATGTGGCGCATGGTCAGCATGATGTGGGCGTGAGGTTGCTTCTCGCCGTCGCTGGCGCGCGGCTCGTGAACAGCGATGTCGGCTACCATCCCGTGGTCAACGCATCGCTCTTTCACGAAGTTCCGCACGAGGTTGATTTGCTCTTCCCGTGAAAGCTCGCGGGGAAGAGAGAGCTCAACATCGCGGAATAGCTGCGCGTCCTTCCGCTTTTCCGCCACCTCGACGCCGTTCCACAATTTCGAGCGATCACGCATCCAGGTAGGCGCGTTCTCGGGAGCCATGATCTCCCGATGAACTACGCCTTGCTTTTTGGTGTAATCATGCGTGTTACCGTCGCGCTCGTTCGTCAGGCATTCGCCCGAACGATACGCCGATGCCGCAACCGATGACCGGCCACCACTACGCCCAACGACTTTCACGCTGGCATGATAAATTGCCACAGACAGCCTCACACGCACTAAAGGGGTGCAGGGGGAACCCCTGCCGGGCACATTGCGAAGCAATGTATAAGCGCGCACTTCGTGTATTGTCCAGTTTAGAGCCTATCGATAAAGTGGCACCATCTCTGATTGAGGAAACATGGAATGGCAAAGACTATCGACCAGCAGATTGCAGATGCAGAGGCCCGCCTTGCTCGTCTCCGTGAAAAATCTCGGAAGAAGGAAACTCGTCACAAGATCATTGTGGGTGCCATCGTTTTGTCCGAAGCATCGAAGGACGCAAAAATTGCCGCGTGGCTGCTAAAGCAGATTGACGCCAAAGTGACACGCGACGTGGACAAAACCGATATCGCTCCGATCGTCGATGATCTGAGGAAGGTGGCGGCAAGTCAGAATCATCAAGTGGCCCCGGTAGAGGCCGCGCATGAGTGATCCCGTTGTCGAACTGGTCGAAACCCTCAAGGCCGTTCGCCTCGAAGTCGCGGCGATTGGTCAGAAGATCGATACCAAAGCAGCTACACCCGCCCAACTGGCAGAGCTTGCCAAGGCAGTTAAGGCGGCAAACCCCACCGCTCTCGCCTCTGCCATCGAAACCGCCTCTGCTCAGGCAGGACAGACAATCGCGGGAAAGGTCGATGCCAAGGTAGCTGCGCTAAGCGACGTCGTGACCAAATTGACCACCCATGACACCAACCTGGGCAAAGCCATCAAAGGCATCGCTGAAACCGGAGAAGCCATCGAGAAAGCGAGCTTCTGGCTCAATTTCCGCGCCATCTCGGTGTTGACCGTGGCTGTGATCCTGGTGGTCGCCGGAAGCCTCGTCTCCCTGGCATGGCAGCGGCATGAAAGCGCCAGCCTCCGAACCCAGGAGACCGCCCTGCGCGCCCAAATCCAAACCGACAAGGCCAATCTGGCGGCTCTAAAAGCCAAGGGCGGGGCGGTGAAGTGGGACACCTGTGGCGGGAAGTTATGCTTCCAGGCCGCTTCAAATCAAGGCACCCAAGGCCCACCCTTTGCCAACTGGAGCGGATGGGAGACCACTACAGGTCGTCACATCGTCCTCATTATCCCACGTGGCTACTGACCCTGCCCACATCCCTTGGACGTCAACCACCCTCTGGAAGCGCCTGGG
This window contains:
- the mobQ gene encoding MobQ family relaxase, whose amino-acid sequence is MAIYHASVKVVGRSGGRSSVAASAYRSGECLTNERDGNTHDYTKKQGVVHREIMAPENAPTWMRDRSKLWNGVEVAEKRKDAQLFRDVELSLPRELSREEQINLVRNFVKERCVDHGMVADIAVHEPRASDGEKQPHAHIMLTMRHIEGESFGNKAREWNPDFATKDGKGFVKDKSPLVDLREGWAAHTNWALERAHIPERVDHRSLTAQREVALEMSQDQARAEPERLLAERRAQDLDREPQPKLGAAAAMERRGVQTDRGDQMRAVEGRNRERQGIWQQVREWGVQALDKARDWAVELRERLAGADLSGLRTANLSAALAGADLSGLRQANQAAERAKQPAMAQRPTKEAVVSPQPSRTPSKGRDGPEMDL